The proteins below are encoded in one region of Flammeovirga kamogawensis:
- a CDS encoding SusC/RagA family TonB-linked outer membrane protein, with product MKSLRFFKNLLLSILIIFTVSLNIQAQGRKISGKVIDQNGSMSLPGVNVAIKGTTIGTITNFDGEFSIEVGDGPQFLTFSFIGYLPQEIDVTSISNVNVSLIEDVEQLEEVVVVGYGVQKKSVVTGAIAGVKADEITETPVSSAAQALQGRTPGVMVNSVSGQPGAGVDIRVRGTGSNGSNSPLFVVDGMQMDNIDFLNPNDIASMEVLKDAASSAIYGSRGANGVIMITTKKGKSGESTITYDGYYGIQHASNTSDVLNASQYMSLHNQGAVNAGRSPIYSESDIANPSVDTNWQNEMFETAPIQSHSISSSGGSENSTYLASMSYFGQEGIVAPEKSQFDRYTFRLNSTHKISNTLNAGVNVTYVREEKSGIHEQDQFGSVLQNGLLHDPLTPVYETDPQKIEVYDGMSPSPVKGSNGQYYGISDQALREIVNPLAQIETTNEENLSNKFIGNVFLEYKPMNVEGLRFKTDFGIESGSWANRNYSPEAYYNPVNMVTTSSVNQSQGQYDTWQWENIVTYDKTFNDVHKFSALGGMTMRQSSGTDVYGSASNMQLPGWEYGYVGNGSEADQKSDGGMYDHRLLSYFGRVGYDYDEKYLFSATIRYDGSSNFGPNYQYGFFPSLQAGWVVTNEDFLKYNETINFLKLRASWGKVGNENIPPFGYMSTFGQTASYPLGYDGVPVPGYGLTRMENPDLKWEAAQEFNFGVDAGFFDDALLATMDVYSRERQDLLGTKPVPGYTGLDNPITNLGTVQNKGVELALTYQNNKNPFKYSVTANASYNDNTVTEVNNTDGKIYGGGLHGMSGNMMMEEGHSLPYFYGYKTDGVFQTEAEAQQYNEMYGMNAVAGDIRYTDTNGDGVIDENDRTDIGSPVHDWTYGLTIKFDYKGFDFSMFWQGQAGAERINATTRVDLIESQNYTTRYMDSWTPENGSNTMPRFTHDDTNNNYSWMNDMVHIENASYIRLQNVQVGYTLPQSVSKKAGMSRCRIYLSGNNLYTFTNYSGMDPAAGNTNDVMNSGFDMGSYPTAASYLIGLNVTF from the coding sequence ATGAAATCTTTACGGTTTTTTAAAAATCTATTATTATCAATTTTAATAATCTTTACTGTCTCTTTAAATATTCAAGCCCAAGGGCGGAAAATATCAGGAAAAGTTATTGATCAAAATGGAAGTATGTCACTTCCCGGTGTAAATGTTGCCATTAAAGGCACAACTATTGGAACTATAACAAACTTTGATGGAGAATTTTCTATTGAAGTAGGTGATGGACCTCAATTTTTAACTTTTTCTTTTATTGGTTATTTACCTCAAGAGATAGATGTAACTTCTATTAGTAATGTAAATGTATCTTTGATAGAAGATGTTGAGCAACTTGAAGAAGTTGTAGTTGTAGGTTATGGAGTTCAAAAGAAAAGCGTTGTTACAGGAGCTATTGCTGGAGTAAAAGCAGATGAAATTACAGAAACTCCTGTAAGTAGTGCAGCCCAAGCCTTACAAGGACGAACCCCGGGTGTTATGGTAAATAGTGTTTCTGGCCAACCTGGAGCAGGTGTAGATATTAGAGTTCGTGGTACGGGATCTAATGGGAGTAACTCTCCTTTATTTGTGGTTGATGGAATGCAAATGGATAATATTGATTTTCTTAACCCAAATGATATTGCATCAATGGAGGTGCTTAAAGATGCTGCATCTTCTGCAATTTATGGTTCTCGTGGAGCAAATGGTGTAATTATGATTACCACTAAAAAAGGTAAATCTGGAGAGTCAACAATTACTTATGATGGCTATTATGGTATTCAGCATGCTTCAAATACATCAGATGTATTAAATGCATCTCAATACATGTCGTTACATAACCAAGGAGCAGTAAATGCAGGAAGGTCGCCAATTTATTCTGAAAGTGATATTGCAAACCCTTCAGTGGATACGAATTGGCAGAATGAAATGTTTGAAACAGCTCCAATCCAAAGTCATAGTATATCTTCTTCAGGAGGATCTGAAAATTCTACATATTTAGCAAGTATGAGTTACTTTGGGCAAGAAGGTATTGTGGCACCCGAAAAATCACAATTTGATAGATATACTTTCAGGTTAAATTCAACGCATAAAATATCGAATACTTTAAATGCAGGTGTAAATGTAACTTATGTTCGTGAAGAGAAAAGTGGTATTCATGAGCAAGATCAATTTGGTTCTGTATTACAAAATGGACTTTTACATGATCCGTTAACACCAGTTTATGAGACAGATCCTCAAAAAATAGAAGTTTATGACGGGATGTCTCCTTCACCTGTAAAAGGAAGTAATGGACAATATTATGGTATTTCGGATCAGGCGTTAAGAGAAATTGTAAATCCTCTTGCTCAAATTGAAACCACAAATGAGGAAAATTTATCAAATAAATTTATTGGAAATGTATTCTTAGAATATAAACCAATGAATGTAGAAGGATTAAGGTTTAAAACTGATTTTGGTATTGAATCTGGTTCTTGGGCCAATCGAAATTATTCGCCAGAGGCATATTATAACCCTGTAAATATGGTTACAACAAGTTCTGTAAACCAGTCTCAAGGTCAATACGATACTTGGCAATGGGAAAACATTGTAACTTATGACAAGACTTTTAATGATGTTCATAAATTTTCTGCTCTTGGCGGAATGACAATGCGTCAAAGTTCTGGAACAGATGTTTATGGATCTGCTTCTAATATGCAATTACCTGGTTGGGAATACGGTTATGTAGGTAATGGTTCTGAGGCTGATCAAAAGTCAGATGGCGGAATGTATGACCATAGGTTACTATCTTATTTTGGTAGAGTAGGTTATGATTATGATGAAAAGTATTTATTCAGTGCCACTATCCGTTATGATGGTTCATCTAATTTTGGTCCTAATTATCAATATGGATTCTTTCCTTCTTTGCAAGCAGGTTGGGTAGTTACAAATGAAGACTTTTTGAAGTATAATGAAACTATAAACTTCTTAAAACTAAGAGCTTCTTGGGGTAAAGTTGGTAACGAAAATATCCCTCCATTTGGTTATATGTCAACTTTTGGTCAAACAGCTTCTTACCCTTTAGGGTATGATGGAGTTCCAGTACCAGGTTATGGTCTTACAAGAATGGAGAACCCAGATTTAAAATGGGAGGCAGCCCAAGAATTTAACTTTGGTGTAGACGCAGGCTTTTTTGATGATGCACTATTAGCAACAATGGATGTTTATTCTAGAGAACGTCAGGATCTATTAGGCACAAAACCGGTACCGGGTTATACAGGTTTAGATAACCCAATTACAAATTTGGGAACAGTGCAAAACAAAGGTGTTGAATTAGCTTTAACTTATCAGAATAATAAGAATCCTTTTAAGTACTCAGTAACTGCAAATGCTTCTTATAATGATAATACAGTAACTGAAGTAAATAATACTGATGGTAAAATTTATGGAGGTGGTTTGCATGGAATGTCAGGAAATATGATGATGGAAGAAGGGCATTCACTTCCTTATTTCTATGGTTACAAAACAGACGGAGTTTTCCAAACTGAAGCAGAAGCACAACAATACAACGAAATGTACGGAATGAATGCAGTTGCCGGAGATATTCGTTACACAGATACCAATGGTGATGGTGTAATTGATGAAAATGATAGAACTGATATTGGGTCTCCTGTTCATGATTGGACTTATGGTTTAACCATTAAATTTGATTATAAAGGATTCGATTTTTCAATGTTCTGGCAAGGTCAAGCAGGTGCAGAAAGAATAAATGCAACAACAAGAGTAGATTTGATTGAAAGTCAAAACTATACAACAAGATATATGGATAGTTGGACCCCAGAAAATGGGTCTAACACAATGCCTAGATTTACACACGATGACACCAATAATAATTACAGTTGGATGAATGATATGGTGCACATAGAAAATGCATCGTATATAAGATTACAGAACGTACAAGTAGGATATACTTTACCTCAATCTGTTTCTAAAAAAGCAGGTATGTCTAGATGTAGAATTTATTTATCAGGAAATAACCTTTATACATTTACTAATTATTCTGGAATGGACCCTGCAGCAGGTAATACTAATGATGTGATGAATTCTGGATTTGATATGGGATCTTATCCCACAGCAGCATCGTACTTAATTGGTCTTAACGTTACATTCTAA
- a CDS encoding RagB/SusD family nutrient uptake outer membrane protein: MKFQNIFLATLIIGLFGTSCSKFLEITPKDSQSEDEFFKTSVEAKQALVGIYEILRNDNFEWQAIPIAMTADILSDDMYTGGANSTDMIDWQNMARFKATAVSNVGAKMWDKNYVGIQRANTLLSSYDQIVFKENEKEDKNNFKGEAMFLRAHYYFELLRYYENVPLILETLTGDTWESVQQSSPDEVYAQVAKDMIEAIDLMAVEIPEQDAGRLNKYAAMSELAKVYMFYTGVYNKSALPIAGGGEFSKSEVITMLEDVIQNSGATLVADYADLFNSKGDFNSEVLFEICFTNTGGYDWSHNKLGNYQCIMAGPRNFGNDLLASGWGFGAPSRELENLYSVNDTRKASTILYAKDLIDNQEEIGNTLELHYNYTGMFGFKYTTHAGRKSSTGSPEVNYNQNYHYIRLADVLLMAAELNLDGGNGKSQQYLDQVRLRAGLQSVPATLDNIYKERRLELAFEGHRYWDLMRRGLDYTAKELNIENYVLTLPTDSDLKYINSKGQNITGDYGTVESYLVNFDKNKRGFLPIPQQELDLNASFKQNVGY; the protein is encoded by the coding sequence ATGAAATTTCAAAATATATTTTTAGCGACTTTAATTATTGGTCTCTTTGGAACATCATGTTCAAAATTTTTAGAGATCACGCCAAAAGATTCTCAAAGTGAAGATGAGTTTTTTAAGACATCTGTTGAAGCAAAACAAGCTTTAGTGGGTATATATGAAATCCTTCGAAATGATAATTTTGAATGGCAAGCAATTCCAATAGCTATGACTGCCGATATATTATCTGATGATATGTATACTGGTGGAGCCAACTCTACTGATATGATTGATTGGCAAAATATGGCACGTTTTAAAGCAACTGCAGTAAGTAATGTAGGTGCAAAAATGTGGGATAAGAACTATGTTGGTATCCAAAGGGCAAATACTCTTTTAAGTAGTTATGATCAAATTGTTTTTAAAGAGAATGAAAAAGAGGATAAAAATAATTTTAAAGGAGAAGCAATGTTCCTAAGAGCACATTATTATTTTGAGCTTCTTCGTTACTATGAAAATGTTCCTTTAATTTTAGAAACTCTTACGGGAGATACTTGGGAGTCGGTACAGCAATCTTCACCAGATGAAGTGTATGCTCAAGTTGCAAAGGATATGATCGAGGCTATTGATTTAATGGCAGTAGAAATACCAGAGCAAGACGCGGGCAGATTAAATAAATATGCTGCTATGTCTGAATTAGCAAAAGTATATATGTTTTATACTGGAGTATACAATAAATCAGCCTTGCCTATTGCAGGGGGTGGAGAGTTTTCAAAATCAGAGGTGATTACGATGCTAGAAGATGTTATTCAAAATTCTGGAGCAACTTTAGTAGCAGATTATGCAGATTTATTTAATAGCAAAGGTGATTTTAACTCCGAAGTACTTTTTGAAATTTGTTTTACAAATACTGGAGGTTACGATTGGTCGCATAATAAATTAGGCAATTACCAATGTATTATGGCCGGACCAAGAAATTTTGGGAATGATTTATTAGCATCAGGATGGGGATTTGGAGCTCCATCAAGAGAATTAGAAAACTTATATTCTGTAAATGATACACGTAAGGCTTCAACAATTTTATATGCCAAAGATTTAATTGATAATCAGGAAGAAATTGGTAATACCCTAGAGTTGCATTATAATTATACAGGAATGTTTGGTTTTAAATATACTACACATGCAGGGCGCAAATCTTCAACTGGTTCTCCAGAGGTAAATTATAATCAGAATTATCATTACATTAGATTAGCAGATGTATTATTGATGGCTGCAGAATTAAACTTAGATGGAGGAAATGGTAAATCACAACAATATCTTGATCAAGTTAGGTTAAGAGCAGGTTTACAATCAGTGCCTGCAACACTAGACAATATCTATAAAGAGAGACGTTTAGAATTAGCCTTTGAGGGACATAGATATTGGGATCTTATGAGAAGAGGACTTGATTATACTGCTAAAGAATTGAATATAGAGAACTATGTTTTAACTCTTCCTACTGATTCTGATTTAAAATACATTAATAGTAAAGGACAGAATATTACCGGGGATTATGGAACGGTAGAAAGTTATTTAGTAAATTTTGATAAAAATAAGAGAGGTTTCTTACCTATTCCTCAGCAGGAATTAGACTTGAATGCATCTTTTAAGCAGAATGTAGGTTATTAG
- a CDS encoding acetoacetate--CoA ligase, which produces MNTIKPLWTPSREFIASTNIFQFAKKVFKKEEYDYANLHRFSCNNLNEFWSALWDFSSIIGTKGEPPFYIENDFIYNAEFFPKATLNYAENLLRRRDDHIALIGRMEGGGRKQLSYKELYDLVSKLAFQLRKDGLQKGDRVAGYIPNCIEAVIGMLAVTSIGAVWTSCSPDFGFQGVLDRFGQVEPKFLIAANAYSYNGKIHSCYTQLKSLSESITSIEKIIVFDFFTDDSTPTDIDKVVKWENYINNNASEITFEQLPFNAPLFIMYSSGTTGKPKCIIHKVGGVLLEHQKEHLLHTNISEKDIFFYYSTCGWMMWNWLVSGLACGATLVLLDGSPFYPNHNYLIDLIDEENISIFGVSAKFIGALSKLDVIPKETHQLSSLKTILSTGSPLAAEHFTYVYSSFKSDVLLSSISGGTDLIGAFVSGNPTLPVYAGELQCKGLAFDLDIVDEEGNSLPKGKGELICRKAFPSMPIGFWNDSNNERYFNAYYKHFDNIWAQGDFAEITPQNGLIIHGRSDAVLNPGGVRIGTAEIYRQAVKIDEVQECIAIGQVWKDDCRVILFVILKDNIKLTTDIIHDIKNIIRKNATPRHVPAKIIQVKDIPKTRSGKIVELAVRNVVHGIEVKNTAALQNPEALHLFKNIKELQTEQ; this is translated from the coding sequence ATGAACACTATTAAACCACTATGGACTCCATCGAGAGAGTTTATAGCCTCAACTAACATTTTTCAGTTTGCTAAAAAAGTTTTTAAAAAAGAAGAGTACGATTATGCCAATTTACATCGTTTTAGTTGCAATAATTTAAACGAATTTTGGTCTGCTCTTTGGGATTTTTCATCTATTATTGGAACAAAGGGGGAGCCTCCTTTCTATATAGAAAATGATTTTATTTATAATGCTGAATTTTTCCCTAAAGCCACTTTAAATTATGCTGAAAACCTTCTTAGAAGAAGGGACGACCATATTGCACTTATTGGACGAATGGAAGGTGGTGGCAGAAAGCAATTATCGTATAAAGAACTTTATGATTTAGTAAGTAAACTAGCTTTTCAATTAAGAAAAGATGGCTTACAAAAAGGGGATAGAGTTGCTGGGTATATTCCCAATTGTATAGAAGCAGTTATAGGTATGCTTGCTGTAACTTCTATTGGTGCTGTATGGACATCTTGCAGTCCAGATTTTGGGTTTCAAGGAGTGTTAGATAGGTTTGGACAAGTTGAACCAAAATTTCTTATTGCTGCAAATGCTTATTCTTACAATGGGAAAATTCATAGTTGCTATACGCAATTAAAATCACTTTCAGAAAGTATTACTAGTATAGAAAAAATTATTGTTTTTGATTTTTTTACTGATGATTCTACTCCAACAGATATTGATAAAGTAGTTAAATGGGAAAACTATATTAATAATAATGCATCAGAGATCACCTTTGAACAATTACCTTTTAATGCACCTTTATTTATAATGTATTCTTCTGGTACTACAGGAAAGCCAAAGTGTATTATTCATAAAGTTGGAGGAGTATTGTTAGAACATCAGAAAGAACATTTACTCCATACAAATATTTCAGAAAAAGATATTTTCTTTTATTATTCTACATGCGGGTGGATGATGTGGAATTGGTTAGTAAGTGGTCTTGCTTGTGGAGCAACTTTAGTACTTTTAGATGGTAGTCCATTTTACCCAAATCATAACTATTTAATTGATCTAATAGATGAAGAAAATATTTCGATTTTTGGAGTAAGTGCTAAGTTCATAGGTGCATTATCAAAATTAGATGTTATACCTAAAGAAACACATCAATTAAGCTCCTTAAAAACCATTTTGTCTACAGGTTCTCCTCTAGCAGCAGAGCATTTTACTTATGTCTACTCTTCTTTTAAAAGTGATGTTCTGTTATCATCAATTTCTGGAGGAACAGATCTTATTGGTGCATTTGTTTCGGGCAACCCAACACTTCCCGTTTATGCAGGAGAATTACAATGTAAAGGGTTAGCCTTTGATCTTGATATTGTAGATGAAGAAGGTAACTCACTTCCAAAAGGAAAAGGAGAACTTATCTGCAGAAAAGCATTTCCATCTATGCCAATTGGTTTTTGGAACGATAGTAATAATGAACGCTATTTTAATGCCTACTATAAGCATTTTGATAATATTTGGGCACAAGGAGATTTTGCGGAAATAACACCTCAAAACGGTTTGATAATCCATGGCCGTTCCGATGCAGTATTAAATCCTGGAGGAGTAAGAATTGGAACAGCTGAAATTTACAGACAAGCCGTTAAAATAGATGAAGTACAAGAGTGTATCGCTATTGGACAAGTTTGGAAAGACGATTGCCGAGTTATTCTCTTTGTTATTCTAAAGGATAATATAAAATTAACTACAGATATAATTCATGATATAAAAAATATCATTAGAAAAAATGCTACACCTCGACATGTTCCAGCCAAAATTATTCAGGTAAAAGATATTCCTAAAACAAGAAGTGGTAAGATTGTCGAGTTAGCAGTTCGAAATGTAGTTCATGGAATTGAAGTAAAAAACACTGCGGCATTACAAAACCCAGAAGCACTCCACCTTTTTAAAAATATCAAAGAATTACAAACTGAGCAATAA
- a CDS encoding DUF975 family protein has protein sequence MTENAELMRQSRQDLEGRWESILAVCAVPILYQSLVSGGSYMSPDTPITILNIFILGPLNFGLSRYCLNFSRGNEAEFGQIFQGFNFIGKNIIANLLIGILITLAAILFIIPGVIVGLMFSQTYFILSDNEDMGAWEAMQLSKEMMRGNKTKLFFLSLRFFGWFLLCLLSLGIGFFILSPYYNLTLAKFYDDIKGNVYVDQY, from the coding sequence ATGACTGAAAATGCTGAATTAATGCGTCAATCAAGACAAGATCTTGAAGGGCGATGGGAATCTATTTTAGCCGTTTGTGCTGTACCTATTCTATACCAATCTTTAGTTTCAGGTGGTTCGTATATGTCGCCAGATACTCCAATTACAATCTTGAATATCTTTATTTTAGGTCCGCTTAATTTCGGTCTGAGCAGGTATTGTCTTAATTTCTCTAGAGGTAACGAAGCTGAATTTGGTCAAATTTTCCAAGGTTTTAATTTTATAGGCAAGAACATTATTGCAAATCTCTTAATTGGAATACTAATTACGCTTGCTGCTATTTTATTTATTATACCAGGAGTAATTGTCGGTTTAATGTTTTCTCAAACTTACTTTATCTTATCTGATAATGAAGATATGGGTGCTTGGGAGGCAATGCAACTAAGTAAAGAAATGATGAGAGGAAACAAAACAAAGTTATTCTTTTTATCTCTAAGATTCTTTGGATGGTTCTTATTATGTCTACTAAGCTTAGGTATTGGCTTTTTCATTTTGTCGCCTTACTATAACTTAACATTGGCTAAATTCTATGATGACATTAAAGGTAATGTTTATGTAGATCAGTATTAA
- a CDS encoding TonB-dependent receptor, translated as MSLSIRFLLILTITLFASEYAFTQTIVIRNTSGGVIEGVFIKSDTGGNTISNTNGEFELPEKGTTFNFSHVNYRSKQVSRKQLIHIGSVLLEDNIMSLEEVIVGASKWEEKAYEVPQQIINIEATEIAFNLPQTTADIIANSGEVFVQKSQMGGGSPMIRGFAANQVLLVVDGIRMNNAIYRGGNLQNILAIDPNSIESAEVIFGPGSVMYGSDALGGVMDFHTKNPDFTHNDETIIYGDAMLKYNSGNNEKTGNVRLNIGGKKFAWNGSLTYSDFSDLQSGSWYRSENDKFGQRKFTVVNGNNDDSILMNGNLENQTPSAYNQINTLQKFSFKPSTRLKLQYNFLFSTTSNVPRYDRLTELNGIDNVNGETQFVTSEDITTITTDYLVTPYGNTTPKFSEWYYGPQFWMMNSIRMDYLFDGKLADDMRIIIGHQRVKEDRHNRKFKSDERGNSFVNADVFNINIDYTKKANQKVDLFYGLEGITNKVDAHANSENIYTGVTEVDLPRYAGGGSFYTTAAGYLSAKYHFSTKLVGTAGFRYTHTNIQSDYTDEASKELNLPYNHFNYNVGNITGSAGLAFHTRNWQLNTQFAKGFKAPNLDDIGKVYNPSKEDLVIPNPDLKPTDVYTIDATIERNIGNVVLIGVNAYYSWLRNAMVRMPTTYQGQDSITIDNEKYAVLSLQNTGDARIWGVSSTIKAVLSKSFSFNASYTYTYGIDLENDESLRHVPPFFGKVSIQYQHKNLHLALNNQYSGGISFDKLAPSEQAKPYLYAHTGALSWWTLDFKSSYLLKEYLSVNVAIDNILDQSYRTYSSGINAAGRSYILGLRGFF; from the coding sequence ATGTCACTATCAATAAGATTTTTATTAATACTAACCATTACTTTATTTGCTTCAGAATATGCCTTCACTCAAACTATTGTAATTAGGAATACATCAGGAGGTGTTATTGAAGGTGTCTTTATTAAAAGTGATACAGGCGGAAATACTATTTCTAATACAAATGGAGAATTTGAGTTACCTGAAAAAGGAACTACTTTTAATTTTTCTCATGTTAATTATAGATCAAAACAAGTTTCTAGAAAACAATTAATTCATATTGGTAGTGTTCTTTTAGAAGATAATATTATGTCTCTTGAAGAAGTAATTGTTGGTGCAAGCAAATGGGAAGAAAAAGCATACGAAGTACCTCAACAGATTATTAATATTGAGGCTACTGAAATTGCTTTTAATTTACCTCAAACTACTGCAGATATTATTGCAAATTCTGGTGAAGTGTTTGTTCAAAAAAGTCAGATGGGAGGTGGTAGCCCTATGATTAGAGGTTTTGCTGCAAATCAAGTACTCTTAGTAGTTGATGGTATAAGAATGAATAATGCTATTTATAGGGGAGGGAATCTCCAAAATATATTAGCAATTGATCCAAATTCAATAGAAAGTGCTGAAGTGATTTTTGGTCCTGGAAGTGTAATGTATGGAAGTGATGCTCTCGGAGGTGTAATGGATTTTCATACTAAAAACCCAGACTTTACTCATAATGATGAAACAATTATTTATGGAGATGCTATGTTAAAATACAACTCTGGGAATAATGAAAAAACTGGAAATGTAAGATTGAATATTGGAGGAAAGAAATTTGCGTGGAATGGAAGTTTAACGTATTCTGATTTTAGCGATTTACAATCGGGTAGTTGGTATAGGTCTGAAAATGATAAGTTTGGACAAAGAAAATTTACTGTTGTCAATGGAAACAATGATGATAGTATTTTGATGAACGGGAATTTAGAAAATCAGACACCATCTGCATATAATCAAATCAATACCCTTCAAAAATTTAGCTTTAAGCCTTCTACAAGATTAAAACTTCAATATAATTTTCTGTTTTCAACTACATCAAACGTACCAAGATACGATAGACTTACAGAGTTAAATGGAATAGATAATGTAAATGGAGAAACGCAGTTTGTAACTTCAGAAGATATAACAACTATAACGACAGATTATTTAGTGACTCCTTATGGAAACACAACACCAAAATTTTCTGAATGGTATTATGGTCCTCAATTTTGGATGATGAATTCTATTCGGATGGACTATTTATTTGATGGTAAACTTGCTGATGATATGCGTATTATTATTGGACATCAAAGGGTAAAAGAAGATAGACATAATAGGAAGTTTAAAAGTGATGAAAGAGGGAATAGTTTTGTAAATGCAGATGTTTTCAATATTAATATTGATTACACTAAAAAGGCGAATCAAAAAGTAGACTTATTTTATGGTTTGGAAGGCATAACAAATAAAGTTGATGCACATGCAAATTCAGAAAATATATATACAGGTGTAACCGAAGTCGATTTACCAAGATACGCAGGAGGTGGAAGTTTTTATACAACAGCAGCGGGGTATTTATCAGCAAAATATCATTTCAGTACAAAATTAGTAGGTACGGCGGGGTTTAGATATACTCATACTAATATCCAGTCAGATTATACAGACGAGGCTTCTAAAGAGCTTAATTTACCTTATAATCATTTTAATTATAATGTTGGAAACATTACAGGAAGTGCTGGTTTGGCTTTTCATACAAGAAATTGGCAGTTAAACACTCAATTTGCAAAAGGTTTTAAGGCACCTAATTTAGATGATATTGGTAAAGTTTATAACCCATCTAAAGAGGATCTTGTTATACCTAACCCAGATTTAAAACCAACAGATGTTTATACAATTGATGCTACCATTGAGCGTAATATTGGAAATGTTGTTCTTATTGGAGTAAATGCATATTATTCATGGTTAAGAAATGCAATGGTTCGAATGCCGACAACTTATCAAGGACAAGATTCTATTACTATTGATAATGAAAAATACGCTGTATTATCTTTACAAAACACAGGTGACGCTAGAATTTGGGGAGTTTCATCAACAATAAAAGCAGTTTTGAGTAAATCATTTTCATTTAATGCAAGTTACACATATACTTATGGTATTGATTTAGAGAATGATGAAAGCTTACGTCATGTACCTCCTTTTTTTGGAAAAGTGAGCATTCAATATCAGCATAAGAATTTACATTTGGCACTTAATAATCAATATAGTGGAGGTATTTCTTTTGATAAACTAGCACCTTCAGAACAAGCAAAGCCTTATTTATATGCACATACTGGTGCTTTAAGTTGGTGGACATTAGATTTTAAATCAAGTTATCTTTTAAAAGAATATTTGTCAGTAAACGTAGCAATTGATAATATTTTAGATCAAAGTTATAGAACATATAGTTCTGGTATAAATGCAGCAGGGAGAAGTTATATTCTTGGTTTAAGAGGTTTTTTTTAA
- the pdxY gene encoding pyridoxal kinase, with product MKNILSIQSHVTYGHVGNAAAVFPLQFSGHEVWALNTVQFSGHTQYPKWTGQVFTPAHLKDILEGVFYNIPKTDCDAILAGYLGSKGTGEVVYDIVRDIKDENPNAIFCCDTVMGDKEAGFYIAEDVPPLYKDKIITIADIITPNQFEAEFLSNSTIKTLEDAKKVAKSLFEQGPTYIIITSLEIQETPENNLTILLYDGNDFFSIHNPKINLGEVYGTGDVFAAMILSNFLKGDPIVKCLEKTVTTMFNLIKATAEKNKNELDLIGSRRYFEVDKSLFKAEKV from the coding sequence ATGAAGAATATTTTATCAATTCAATCTCATGTAACTTATGGGCACGTGGGTAATGCTGCTGCTGTTTTCCCTCTTCAATTTAGTGGACATGAAGTATGGGCATTAAATACCGTTCAGTTTTCAGGGCATACTCAATACCCTAAATGGACAGGTCAAGTATTTACTCCTGCACATTTAAAAGATATTTTAGAAGGCGTTTTTTATAATATTCCCAAAACTGACTGTGATGCTATACTTGCAGGCTACCTTGGGAGTAAAGGAACAGGTGAAGTTGTATATGATATAGTAAGAGATATAAAAGACGAAAACCCAAATGCTATTTTTTGTTGTGATACTGTTATGGGTGATAAAGAAGCAGGTTTTTATATTGCTGAAGATGTCCCTCCTTTGTACAAAGATAAAATAATAACAATAGCTGATATTATTACTCCAAATCAATTTGAAGCAGAGTTTCTTAGTAATTCAACAATTAAAACATTAGAAGATGCTAAAAAAGTAGCTAAAAGTTTATTCGAACAAGGTCCTACTTACATTATAATTACATCTTTAGAGATACAAGAAACACCAGAGAATAACTTAACTATTTTGTTATATGACGGCAATGATTTTTTTAGTATTCACAACCCTAAAATAAATTTAGGAGAAGTATACGGTACAGGAGATGTATTTGCAGCTATGATTTTATCAAACTTCTTAAAAGGAGATCCAATTGTAAAATGTTTAGAAAAAACTGTCACAACAATGTTCAATTTGATTAAAGCGACTGCTGAGAAAAATAAAAATGAGCTAGATTTAATTGGTAGTAGAAGATATTTTGAAGTTGATAAAAGTCTTTTTAAAGCTGAAAAGGTTTAA